The proteins below are encoded in one region of Phaseolus vulgaris cultivar G19833 chromosome 1, P. vulgaris v2.0, whole genome shotgun sequence:
- the LOC137813559 gene encoding rust resistance kinase Lr10-like: protein MLNFQNLFLLLTVLFLLWKPAICKSGCREKCGRVHIQFPFYLRNSVLNHTTGYPRGFGLLCTDADETVLDLPSVPIKLFVKNIDYKSQQIQLYDPQNCFPRELIKLGNSSISPFKFQSFQDRNVSFFRCNSMSCPILQLGSESDFLDSEIISCTKLSDVYSVQWSVNDEFKNIVVAEWTNPNCSSCAAKGSKCKYKNGTQTEIECFVCPSNGLPTSTIILIAAGGIGGFILVLLLAKVLFHVYEHYKMKGEDQARIEKFLEDYRAMKPTRFTYADIKRITNGFSESLGEGAHGAVFKGILSRDILVAVKILNDAVGDGKDFTNEVGTMGKIHHVNVVRLLGFCADGFHRALVYDFFPNGSLQRFLVPPDNKDVFLGWEKLQQIALGVAKGIEYLHLGCDHRILHFDINPHNVLIDDHFNPKITDFGLAKLCPKNQSTVSVTAARGTLGYIAPEVFSRNFGNVSYKSDIYSYGMLLLEMVGGRKNTNMSVEESFQVLYPEWIHNLVEARDVEVTIEKEEDVKVARKLAIIGLWCIQWNPVDRPSMKIVVQMLEGDGEKLIAPPTPFDKTGSSKTNAVVPTRHQNFELEIIHEMEE, encoded by the exons ATgctaaattttcaaaatctcttTCTTCTATTGACGGTGTTGTTTCTGCTATGGAAGCCTGCCATATGCAAAAGTGGGTGCAGGGAAAAGTGTGGCCGCGTTCACATTCAATTCCCATTTTACCTCAGAAATAGCGTGTTGAATCACACCACGGGCTATCCTCGTGGGTTCGGTCTGTTGTGTACGGATGCAGATGAGACTGTGCTGGATCTACCTTCTGTTCCAATAAAATTGTTTGTAAAAAACATAGATTACAAGTCACAGCAGATCCAACTCTACGACCCTCAAAATTGCTTTCCCAGGGAACTCATAAAGCTCGGCAATTCCTCTATTTCTCCATTTAAATTCCAATCATTTCAAGATCGGAATGTTTCCTTCTTCCGCTGCAACTCAATGTCATGCCCAATTTTGCAACTTGGATCTGAAAGTGACTTTCTTGATTCTGAGataatatcttgcacaaagtTGAGTGATGTTTACTCCGTCCAGTGGTCTGTAAACGATGAGTTCAAGAACATCGTGGTTGCGGAATGGACCAACCCCAATTGCAGTTCCTGCGCAGCAAAAGGAAGTAAATGTAAATACAAGAATGGCACCCAAACTGAAATTGAATGTTTCGTTTGCCCCTCAAACGGGCTTCCAACATCAACTATTATACTTATTGCTGCAG GGGGAATAGGTGGTTTCATTCTTGTGCTGCTACTGGCCAAGGTTTTGTTTCATGTGTATGAGCATTATAAGATGAAAGGAGAAGACCAAGCTCGGATAGAGAAATTCTTGGAGGATTACAGGGCAATGAAGCCTACCAGATTCACTTACGCTGACATTAAGAGAATCACAAATGGGTTTAGTGAGAGTTTAGGAGAAGGAGCTCATGGAGCAGTGTTCAAGGGAATACTCTCCCGTGATATTCTCGTTGCTGTGAAGATACTCAACGACGCAGTTGGAGATGGAAAGGATTTCACAAACGAAGTGGGAACCATGGGCAAAATTCATCATGTTAATGTTGTTCGCTTGCTTGGATTCTGTGCAGATGGATTCCACCGTGCTCTTGTCTATGATTTCTTCCCAAATGGGTCACTGCAGAGATTTTTGGTTCCACCCGACAACAAGGATGTTTTCCTTGGTTGGGAGAAGTTGCAACAAATTGCTCTTGGTGTTGCCAAAGGGATTGAGTATCTCCATCTGGGCTGTGATCATAGAATACTTCACTTTGACATCAATCCTCACAATGTTTTAATAGATGACCACTTCAATCCAAAGATCACTGATTTTGGACTTGCTAAATTGTGTCCTAAAAATCAAAGTACTGTGTCTGTGACTGCAGCCAGGGGAACCTTAGGCTACATTGCCCCTGAAGTTTTCTCAAGAAACTTTGGCAATGTATCTTATAAGTCTGACATTTACAGTTATGGAATGTTGCTCCTGGAGATGGTGGGAGGAAGAAAGAATACAAATATGTCAGTAGAGGAAAGTTTCCAAGTTCTGTACCCTGAGTGGATCCATAATTTGGTGGAAGCCCGAGATGTAGAAGTTACAATTGAGAAGGAAGAAGATGTTAAAGTTGCAAGGAAACTTGCCATTATAGGACTTTGGTGTATTCAGTGGAACCCAGTGGATCGTCCATCCATGAAAATTGTGGTACAGATGCTTGAAGGAGATGGAGAGAAGTTAATTGCACCCCCTACTCCTTTTGATAAGACCGGTTCTTCGAAAACAAATGCAGTTGTTCCAACAAGACACCAGAATTTCGAGTTGGAAATTATTCATGAAATGGAAGAGTAA